In the Rhea pennata isolate bPtePen1 chromosome 4, bPtePen1.pri, whole genome shotgun sequence genome, GATAAAATCTTGATATTAAATATCTCATTCTAATTGCTTAAGACAACTTTAGTCATCTAAAAAGGATGTACCTTTCAACCATATGCAAGCTAGtcttaataaaaaatagataCTTTCTAAACAAATTTACTTAAAATGTGTGTTAATGTTTGATAGGATGACACTAGCACTTTGAGACATGTAGAGGTTGTTTCAAAGCCCACTGAAGTCAGAGAAGGCTTCAATGGGTATTGGAACAACATGTTCCCTTCTAGTCCAATGGACTTGTATTACTCTTCTTTTAGATTCTTCATCAGCTTTTTTTATTCTCTACTAACggatagttttgtttttttcttcctttgtttcctttcttttgcatatttcttAGGTTTTGGTGACATATACCTGTGGCAGGACAAGTTGTGCTAAAGGCTAAGCCTCACATGCTATGGAAAGCTTCGTACTCTTTGGCCGTAGCATGCCTCTTCAAATATAGTGTACGGTTCTTTACTGCTCGGCCTTGTTTCCAGGAAGACTGCACCAGCCCAGAGAGACCTGTTGATGCTCAGGGAGGGGTTCACAAGTGGTGTGGGATGCAATCCCTTAAATAGCAGACTTATGCTGACACTTCGGGGTAATACTGTATCTCTGCTGCATAGACATGTtgacaagaaacaaaattttgatgTTCCAGTGTATTTGATCCACTGCTCTTGCCCTTCCTGACttgaaataactttctttttcgTTCCTAGCAACTGGAATTATTTCACCTGTagaatttttctcctcttttgtcAAGTGCCTCATGCTGACAATTTACTGGTTTAGTTATTTGCATTAGACAGGGGTGCCCAAAGCATAGCCTCAGGTCAtcttaaaattcagtttctgcgCACCTCTTCCTGGCATTGTAGACTGACAATAAAGCCGATCACCACATGTAACTATTACCAGAAAGCCTTGACATTAAGCAAGTTTTACTCATCTCTTGGGAAAACAGCAAATACTGTTATGTCCCTCCTGTAAACCCAAATTTGTTAATAAATTCACAGAGATGCTGGCAGCCTGATCCAATATCCACTGACACCAGTAAGCATCTTCAGTATCAACAGCTGTAGGACCAGGACTTGACTAAGATCCTTGTATTCCTATCAGGCTGCAAAGGTGGCCCTGGCTACTGCAAATTTGGGCACCccatattaaaaaacaaataaattctcTAGCTATAGGTGTTCCCAAGCTGTCCAACCCATTGTGTGATTAAGTTAAGGCAGTTTAAACATTTATTCCTAGAGTACTGTTAGAAATTTGTGCAAAGGTCAAATAAATGAACACAGCTCTTAcctgagtttgttttttgtagatTGCTGCCTTCATAGCTGAATCCATGCAGAGCTGTGGAGGCCAAATAATTCCACCTGTGGGCTACTTCCAGAAAGTGGCAAAGTACGTACATCACTTCAAAATGGGcataactggaaaaataatcaaagaaaagGTTCTCACTATAGGCTTATCTGGTCAGTGCAGCTGTCTCCTGCTCTTACTCTTAATTATCTgtgatttctttctatttttgaagAGTAAGattccacttttattttttaaggaaaatcggactaaaaataaaattatttttagctggataattctttcctcttctatCTTTAGTCCTCAGGCCATAAATTTGATGGAAGATGAAATTGAACCATCAGAGAGGTAGCCCTGCAGTACTGTAACAGTACCTCTATTTTGCATCAAAATATcagatattattttcttaacatttagTGAACCAAACGTTCTATCAATTGAAATTTATAGCTATGCTTGATAAGTTTCCAATCACAGTTGCACGCTCCATCTCTGTATTGTCACACTAAAAGCAAAACTACTAGCTTGAAATGGAGCCATTTAAACACAGTCATAAAAAGTAGCTGTGGATATTTGTCATTATGTTTGGAATTAACTGTAGGTTCATTCAGACCAGAGTAAGAGCAAGAACAATGAAAGACTCAAGTACTACAGCAAAGGAGAACTGTAGTCCATCCACTTGTGACCCAGAGCTCAGAATATCCCTGAAAGCAGAGTCCTGGCAGTATTCTttgagagaaaagaggaaaaaacagcctCTTAATACAAACTGATGGGACACGTGCCTAGGGCTTTGGCCATGTAAACAGCTTCTGAGCACAGTTGTCAGGATCGCAGTATGGAAGCTTAGTACTGAAGTTGTGTCCCAGGAAAcaagttctttccttttttcctaacCTGGTCTCATATCTGAgaatttctgtaataaaaactCCCTTGATCTAAACTGGCTACTTGAGActgtttgtatttgttttcagctaCGTGCATGCCGCTGGTGGAGTATTCATAGCTGATGAGGTTCAAGTTGGCTTTGGAAGAGTTGGGAAACATTTTTGGGCTTTCCAGCTGCAAGGTGAAGACTTTGTGCCTGACATTGTTACCATGGGAAAACCCATTGGCAATGGCCACCCTATGTCTTGTGTAGTCACAACAAGGGAAATTGCTGACGCTTTTGGTGCCTCTGGAttggaatattttaatacagtaaGTTTCTAGATTAaggtttgtttcttctttttacttttgtCTACATTTAGTGGTTGTACAAGTTGTTCAGTTTGTATGGCTAGAGAAAAGGACAGTGCTAACATCTGCACCCATCTCTAGGTCCTGGTAAGTCTCACAGTCCAGGTATCACCTCACAAAACAGCGACCCTTTGCTAGGAAACATTTGAGCTGCATGCATACCATAAAGGAGTAGTTCTCTTCTGGTTTATTGAGTCCTCTTTCACCTACCAGGACTGAGCCTTCCTACCAGCTACCATGAACTCCCCCTGATTTCAGTTAAAGAGCTGTTTGGATCAGTTCACCAATTACTCTTCACATGAGCAATTTGCCCACAGATGAAATCAGGAAAGCATGAGAGCTGCTTGAATGCTTGAGCTGTTATATCTTCAGACTACCAAAGCTCAAAGCTGAGGAACCAGAAGCTCTGCCAtctgagctctgcagcactgcacaaagCAGAGGGAACTGAGCTCCATGCTGCCTTCCCTCGCAAGCTGCTCGTCACAAAATCACCTCCTCTTTATGCTTTCCCCACTCAGGCCAAGCAGGAGGAGGCAAGGGAAAACTATAAGGACAGACATCAATGAGCGTTTCTAAtggatttggggttttgttttcctgtttgtctTTGCTATCAGTTTGGAGGCAATCCAGTGTCTTGTGCTATTGGTTTGGCTGTACTGGAAGTAATAGAAAAAGAAGATCTCCAAGGAAATGCTACTCGTGTAGGAAATTATCTCCTAGAATTGCTGACtgcacaaaagcaaaagcatccCTTAGTGGGAGATATCAGGTAGGTGCCTTATGGTGTTTCAATGTCTCAAAGAGAAGAATGATAATTGAGATAGCAAAACCAATGAGTTTGGGGCAGGCACAGAAGAAGTATGTCATGATTATGCTCTATCTCTTTTTGAAATTGGACTACCCAAAACTCATActgtaagaaacattttttagtAAAAGTTTCCATTCATCTAGTAGTTAGGTTGTAAACCTAGCTACTAAacagacagagagggagagggagaaagatcCACCCACTCGCAATAGTTTGGTTGTCAGGACACTCCTTGGGATGATGGAGATTGTTAAATTTCTGGTACACTGTATTTGGAGATGTTGGCATAGGTTTTCCTCATCTCAGGTTAGTACCATGGTGACAGAGCTATGATTTGTTCTGGGTAAGCTTCCCCAACAACTAACAGTCACCATGAAAGATCATTAGCAACTGCTCAAACTTCAGGTtctctggggttttttttttttttttttttttttttgcccttttttaattatacttgATCATCTGTCTTCCACAGCTCCCTGGTTTGATGTTCGCAGgataagagagaaagaaaagctttctgtcaTTCTTAACTGGCCAAGTAACCTTATCAAGccagttaaaattatttatccAGAAATATCTGTTATCCCACTTGATCATCTGAAGCAGTCAGTGCCAAAAGATGACAGAACAGAAAGTCTAGTCTCTTTCCAACTCCTTCCCTCCTTGGGCTTCAGGAATGGAAAAGCAGTTGTTAGAAACAGATCTATATTTGTAGCAAAAGGCTTGGATTACTGTCAGTGGATTTCAAATTTCTATATCCTTCTCTGTACTCTAGGGGTGTTGGATTGTTTGTTGGAGTGGATCTGGTGAAGGatctgcaaaagagaacacCAGCCACAGCTGAAGCTCTTCAACTTATTtacaagtaattttttaaaagattttcataGCAGTTACTCATTAATTTCAATTTATATTTGCATAGCTTTTGATAATATAGtactagaaaaagcaaaaaagttgCATTCTAACTGGCCTGAAGAGTGTGACAGAACACAATATAATTTTATACCTGTGTTTTACACAGATGTTTACTTTTCCACAGGCTGAAAGAACAGCAAATCCTTCTTAGTGCAGATGGACCCTACAGAAATATACTAAAATTTAAACCACCAATGTGTTTCACTATGGAAGATGCAAAACATGTAGTGGACAAAATTGATGTACTTCTCACAGGTACGTACGCTTTCCAAAAAacactcctttttttcatttctaaacgACACCTTAGAAACACCACCTACAGTACCATAACCTAGGCCATTACatgtaaggaaaaaacaattatGTTTTTTACTCTTTGTCTGAACTGTTGTTCTTAATGGCATTTATTGTAAACATGTTAAATAAGCTCCATACATAGCTCATCCaaacatttcagacaaaatCCTGCTCTAGATCCTGTCTCACAGACTCAGAGTTACTTACTCTTTACTTCTAGTCACAAATGCTAAGAAGTGAACTGGTTAATTCATCACAGACCTCAAAGACACTGCTGAAACACTGGTCAGATTTTCCACAGTGCTCTGtacctttctgtttgtttgttttgaattgaCTAACATGATTGTCTTGCTCAAATCTAGCCCGAAGGTTTCCAGACACTGGGGACCAATCCAGGAGAAAATAACACCAATAACCATATAGTTACACTACTAGCATAAAGACTCTCCAAGCCTTTCCTAGACTGAATGCTTCCTAATACCTGAGAAGATTTAAACAAATGGAGTTAGACTAGCCGGAACCTAATGGGCAAAGCCAGAATTCAGCTCTACAGGGTCCATCTAAACCCCTGTACCATGGTTAAGGCTGCtaatttcattctcttctctaAACACCCACAAGCTACACAATTCTGGTATACCAAAcacattttctcaaaataatgttttagaaAGTATTCATTTTCTTGCATTATTCTACTTTGTAATGAATAATGaatgcatagaaaaaaatgtcGATTCAATGTTTTTGGACCTCAGTCAGCTGTTAAACAGACTGTATActttccctgattttttttctttctctctctctcctttttttaagaaatggaagCAGCAACTGGAATGAAGCTAGGAAATGATGCATCTACAAAGGCACAGTGCAATAGAAAAGTATGTTTTGAGTTTCTTTGGAATCTTAATCAAATAGGTGTTTGACAAAGCAAGTACGAATGACTTTAGTAGAAcatgtcttcatttttgttgGTGTAAGTAGTTCCATGCACTGAAACCGAGATTATAATGTAATCTCTTAAAAGAAACCTGAGAGAATTGTGTTACCAGGGCAAATTTAAAAAGAGCTGAGCAGTATAGATCTAAAGCAAGAAACATCTTATAGATAAGCCCAAGGCCTCAAACCCATGGCAAACAAGACCAACCAATCTCTGGACTACACACTTGTGGGCTAAGCAGGCCAGAATGATACAAGTTCTAGATAGGAAGTGCTACCGATGGATGTTTCGCTTTCCAAGCAAGCCTTCAGCCTGGAAAGCCTCCAAGCTTGCAGATCGTTCCCAGATTTTGTTTCCCCTGTAAGTCTGCGAGTGTGAACGGCTGCCATGTATCCAAGCTGGGACTTCTTAGGTTGCAGTACCGCCCTGGTGCAAGTCATAAACAATTTCTCGTATCCTTAAAAATACGTATCACCGCCAGTATTTTCCAAAAGCTTGCTGAGCTGTCCTTTGGCAAGTTTTCCAGTGATGCTGCGAATGGCAAGAAAGCAATAGCTCAACTGCCCATGGATGTAATAATTAAGGCAGAGATCCTGTGGATTATTGACTCTCTAAATAATGCTAGATTTGGGGTGTAAAACTCCTCTTCCACAGTACTGTACGTGCTCAGTTCAATTTCATTCAAAGGTAAGAAGTTATGCCACTACAAGAAGGGAGTCAGGCAGAACCAAGTTTAATAGCAGCCTATTGAAAGAAATGCGTGCACCTTCATTGGCGTTTCACTTGTGTTTCAGACAAATGAAGGAAATTCACAACCAGAGTCTGTTAAGGAAAGCATCGGCCATATCAGTGGAGCTGCCTGCCGGCAAGAAAATGGTTTTTATTCTGATAAACACTCAGTGCCAAGTAAAAGAATACAAACATGAAGAGGAGAAGTTTCCTTCTTCGGTAAAATTTGTTTCCTGCTTGCTGTTGAGATGATGAGTGCAACAGTCCAAGTCCTACAATCTGTAGGAAGCCTAGTCCTACCTTTCATAAGCCTGTTAAATTCTTATTAACTTCGTTAGGTGTTTAAAGTACATTTGCAGACATAAGAAAATTTCACCAAGAGGCCTGAAATCTAGATGTAACAGAATGGACATGTGATACCTAATTTCAGTTCCTTGATGCTGATTGAAGGTTTGACATAGGCACAAAAAAAACTTAGTAAAAATCTGTGGATTTACTCATGTTACACAAAATCTGAACCATCGCTTAACTGCCATGCAAGCACCTCTTAACCTATTATGCTTAACATGgtgttttagaatattttaaattccaaTATGTAATATTGAGATGTTAATTATTTCCCATGTTTTAATGGCTGAATTCACAAAACAATGCTTGAGAGAGAAGTCATTATTATCTTCCAGTGTGGCTTAGGTCCTATGGACCGTATTCCCAGCCAATGCAAATTGATGTAGCTTTGTTAATGTCAATGATGCTCTACCAAGAGTCTACAACCGTGTATGTGGAGACACAACGTTAATACAAGGCACCTTCACTTCGTGttcaaagcaaatgaagaatTTAGATCATAATTTTCTATGGATAAAGCAACTTTTATAGATGATTATTTatataaagtaatattttatgaatCTTTTTGAAAGTTTATATATTGAACCCTCTCAGTTCACAAAATATTCAAGCAGAGTATATGTAATTTCAGATACACTGATGGAATTTAACCTGCAGGTCTCTTGAAAATGAGGTTCTCAGGGACAGCCTGGCTCACATTCCCATGGCTTTTAGATGTTTTGAAAGTCAAAGAAACTAGTGCCTCATCCTATTTTAATAGTGCTGCTATTTTTGTCATTGGAGATGAAGTCACCTATGAGTCGCACAGGATCCTGATACATAATTGGCTATGCTAATTTGATAGACtactaaaaatgaaaggatCACCAGAGAGAATTGGCGTGCCACCACTTTGCAGTCACTGCCTATCTGTGCTACCTTCAACTTCCTGGCTGCCTTGTTAGGGCTAAATTTCAATGAGAACACTTaagccttgcttttcttttttaacatgcaCAACCCTACTCTATGAAACACACTGAGGGTTTTACAAACGGTTTGTACTTcagggaaaagacaaaaatgtatcTCCCATTTTTTCATATCCCAAGTTCTGCTCTTTTGTAATTGCTGCTATGGACTCTACTGATATGACTGAAAATTGAGCACCTTACCTAGCTTCCTATTTTCCGCCATGTGCTATATTAATATTGATGTTACCTGTGTAACTTCTTCCATCATCATCAAGCTggcttattttctatttcatgatTCTTTAATAATTCCCTCAAATAAATCTCTTACTTGTAATTATGAAGTCCTCCAcaaagggtttcttttttttaagtttattctTTATTAACACTTATCTGATGAGGAAAATAACTTTAGTTTTGGCCTGGGGTGCTCTCCATGCTAAAGCAGAACTGGCTA is a window encoding:
- the ETNPPL gene encoding ethanolamine-phosphate phospho-lyase, with the protein product MGEPYSKAETLALRRKHIGPSCKVFFANDPLKIVRAQGQYMFDENGEKYLDCINNVAHVGHSHPHVIKAATKQMELLNTNSRFLHDNLVQYAQRLTATLPEKLSVCYFVNSGSEANDLALRLARQYHGHQDVITLENAYHGHVTSLIDISPYKFNELEKDSKKEFVHVAPSPDIYRGKYREDHPDPASAYAEEVKKIIEETQKNGRKIAAFIAESMQSCGGQIIPPVGYFQKVANYVHAAGGVFIADEVQVGFGRVGKHFWAFQLQGEDFVPDIVTMGKPIGNGHPMSCVVTTREIADAFGASGLEYFNTFGGNPVSCAIGLAVLEVIEKEDLQGNATRVGNYLLELLTAQKQKHPLVGDIRGVGLFVGVDLVKDLQKRTPATAEALQLIYKLKEQQILLSADGPYRNILKFKPPMCFTMEDAKHVVDKIDVLLTEMEAATGMKLGNDASTKAQCNRKTNEGNSQPESVKESIGHISGAACRQENGFYSDKHSVPSKRIQT